Sequence from the Thermus tengchongensis genome:
AGCTTTCCGAGCTCTTCAAGATCGCCGACCGGGTGGTGGTGCTGCACTTCGGGGAGGTACTGGCGGAGGGAACTCCCGAGGAGGTAGCCCGCAACCCCAAGGTGATCGAGGCCTACCTGGGGGAGGAGACCCATGCTTGAGGTCCGGGGGCTTTCCCTCAGCTACGGCAAGGCCCAGATCCTCTTCGGGGTGGACCTGGAGGTGCGGGAGGGGGAGCTCGTCTGCTTGGTGGGGCCCAACGGCGCCGGCAAGACCAGCTTCCTCCGGGCCATCTCCGGCCTGGTCCGCCTCGAGGCCAGGCTCCACCGGGGCAGCAAGGCGGGGGAGATCCGCCTGGAGGGGGAGGCGCGGTTCTTGGGGAAGCGCATCGACCACCTCCTCCCCCACCAGATCGCCCAGCTGGGCCTCGTCCTCTGCCCCGAAAGGCGGCGGCCCTTCAAGGAGCTCTCCGTGGAGGAGAACCTCCTGGCCGGGGGGCTCCTCCTGCCCAAGGGGGAAGTGCGGAAGCAGCTCGCCTTTGTTTACGAGCTCTTTCCCAGGCTCCAGGAGCGCCGGGGCCAGCGGGCAGGCAACCTCTCCGGGGGGGAGCAGCAGATGCTGGCCATCGGCCGGGCCCTCATGGCCCGTCCCAAGCTCCTGGCCATAGACGAACCCTCCACCGGCCTCGCCCCCAAGGTGCGGGCCCTGGTCTTTGAGCAGATCGCCCGGGTGCGCCAGGAGGGAATCACCGTCCTCCTGGTAGAGCAGGAGGCAGCCCGGGCCCTGGCCTTGGCCGACCGGGCCTACGTCCTCTCCAACGGGCGCCTGGTGCGCCAAGGGCCCGCCCGGGCCCTTCTGCAAGACCCCCAGTTCCAAAGGGCCTACTTGGGGCTTTAGAGCCACCTCCCCCCCGGCGCCCAGCCAGGAACCTTTGCCTTCCAAGGCGGAGCCTCTTGCCGGGTAGTGGCCGGTATGTTATTTTTAGCCCAAGCACAACCCGAAAGGAGGCAGAGCCATGAAGCGCAGGGAGTTCTTAAGGAAGCTGGGCGTGGGTTCTCTGGCAGCCTTCGGCATGCCCTATTTCGCCGCCGCCCAGGCACGGCCCGTCAAGCTGGCCACCCTCCTTCCCCTCACCGGGCCCTTCGCCTTCGCGGGGAACGCTGGGCGGGAGGGGTTCGTGGACGGGGTGGACTACGTCAACGAGGTCCAAGGAGGGATTGGAGGCCGCAAGCTGGAGCTCATCATCGAGGACACGGGGTACGATGTGGCCAAGGGCACCGCCGCCTTCAACCGGGTGGTATCCCGGGAGCGCCCTGACGAACTCCTCTTCGTCTATGGAGACTCCACCGGCCTTTCCAAGGCCCTGGCGCCGGAAATCGCCCGCATGGGCCTTCCCTACTCCGCCACCAGCTTCGCCAACGAGCTCGCCGACCCCAAGACCTACCCCACCATCTTCGTCTTCGGCCCCACCTACAACGACATGATGGAGGCCCTTCTTAGG
This genomic interval carries:
- a CDS encoding ABC transporter ATP-binding protein, with the translated sequence MLEVRGLSLSYGKAQILFGVDLEVREGELVCLVGPNGAGKTSFLRAISGLVRLEARLHRGSKAGEIRLEGEARFLGKRIDHLLPHQIAQLGLVLCPERRRPFKELSVEENLLAGGLLLPKGEVRKQLAFVYELFPRLQERRGQRAGNLSGGEQQMLAIGRALMARPKLLAIDEPSTGLAPKVRALVFEQIARVRQEGITVLLVEQEAARALALADRAYVLSNGRLVRQGPARALLQDPQFQRAYLGL